The segment atgttatcatctttatcaaacaCATTTCAAAGAGCAAAAATATCTTTAACTTATAACACCTCTGAGTTGCtgtgtattatttttatagataATAAAAAGTGTTCTTGATACTTGAAACTTATAATGCCCTTATGCAAAAGTCGTGTTGTTTTCCTGCAAGACAAAGATGGCCTTGAGGCTAAAATTGGTACTGTGCTAAACTAGTATATCACAGCCATGATTGCTTGTTCAAGATCTGATGACATCACAGTAACATTCTGTCCCAAACCAAAGCTTAAATTCTTTACTTCTACTAAAATGTAAACTATTCAGCAAACTTGATTTCACAGTCTCGGCAATGCAAATACTCCCTATATTCAAATCTACAAAGCTGAAAACAATTTAGAAAAAGGTGTCTTTGAGACAGCTTACTTTGTTAACATCTTGTTTCTATTCCTTCTCAACTTGAATGATCATTAGGTTCCATAATTTCATAATGACTCTCATCAGAATCTTCCATTTACCCTTAATATTACACCTATCAATTAGTTACAACATATGTTTCCTGATACCTTCAATGGTACTCTATTAGGGCATCACATATTTGGAGAGTTTCAATCTTTAAGTAGAGGCAGCAGGGTAAACTTGGGTTCAATTCTAATGTTTTTCCATTTGCAATAATGCTATCCTTCCATAACTTCAATAAATATGATGTCACATCCTAgggtattttttaaatttaaagtcACCAAAAAAAGTGACTCTTATTGTCAGTACCAAACTTAGAGAAAGAGGCCTCATCTCATCCAATATTCAATGCTTTTTCTCCCccggaataataaataaaattaaaaaatcaatGAGCATTTCCTCTAAAATCATAATTTCTACCAAGATCTCTATCTGTGGAGGGAAAATGTTTAACCAGCTGTAtccagaaagacaaataaacaaagtacatgattaataatgaaaaaatggtaataataacaactacatacTTTCCCAGCACACTCATCAATTGCTCTTAAACCTTCTGCATCCAGTTAAATGGTCCAGAATTCCTGACTGTCTCACCAGGCAGAAGTTTTTCCCTTGTAGCACACACTGAGGAAAGTCATTCCCACTTTAAAACACTGCTGCTAAGCTATACAACATTGAGCAACTCCTATTACACTTGACAAATACAAAGCAAACTACATTAGCCTCactggggaggaggggtgaggagggagaggggaggtgaaatggagaaataaatacTTTAAAATTACAGGGTACACTCAGGACCTAATTGCACTGATACACAGGGTGTATTACCTTAACTTAAAAGACAACAGAACAAACAAATTAtgcataatcataaaataataacaatcaataaacTTATCAATATCAATCCAGTTGGTAGTGATGGTAAGATAAAtcataagtataataaaaatacaaattcacACTGCAATAGGAAGTATTACTGTATCATTAAGTATTACTAAGAacaattaataattatcattattaaaaataatcagtattagtaataaataataatagaagaataacaacaataataaatataactatgattcgaatgacaatgaaaatggtgaccataatcaataatgataataatggtgataatgagcataatgattatgtaaataataataataataataataaaaataataataataatatgcctCTTTCATCCTAGTTGGCTGAATGTCTCAATAGTAAAGCTGTGACACTCCTTAAAGTCTCTGTCAACATAAACTTTACTAACAACAGAAATCATAGAAAAGGTCATACATATCTTTGACAGCTTAATATGAGGATAAGCTACATCATTTCCTTATTTCTGAACTGTAATTCAAAAAGGGAAGCAAGAGTCCAAACTCATCCCTTGAGACAACACACTATCTAGGAGTCGACAGAATAAAAACCCATACCGAAACAGAACTTGTTTAAAACCCGACCCCTTCACATCTCACAGTTTGCTTTACTCTATCCAatgccactgtttttttttttatcttcatacaAAAATAGATTTTCTTGTAAAAACAAACCACAAGCGGTGGGCCTCTAACCTGACTGACACTGTCTGGTATGGTTTCATCCTGTGCCTAGGGGCAGATTCTGTAACAGTAGATGCGGAAAATTTGGAACAATCAGTCAGCAGATGTTGTGAAGGTGATACTGGCCAATGTAGCAGAGGATATATAAAGTCCTCTCATATTCTGCAATTCCTGAAGAATATACTAGAATCCACACCCTAGTCTTTGGTGAGAAGCTGAGATGGGCAGAAAGACATAAGTGTGTATGGGAAGAAGGTAAGCTTTCAGCTAAACTCAGTAACATTGGTCTATGTTACTTTATCCCATCACATTCAGGTGATCTTATGCCTCATCAATCTTTGGTCTCGACCATGTCTACActtccatcgtcatcatcatcctgaaaAACATGGGAGCATGTGAAGCTCAGTAAAATAGTAAATATACCAGGGATAAATCAAAAACCTTACCATCACAAACTCTTGGCAATTTCAGTACATAGAATGAAATCTATCATACCTGGACATGACCCTGTCCAGAAGATATAATAGTCGATGCATCCAGTGACGCATTAAGAGCTGCAGGAACTTCAACATTATTGTCTAACCCCGGTTCAAGTTTGGGCACCTGTACGATTGGTGTAACCACTTGTAGTGGCTGACCATCTGCACCTTGAATGTTCGCAACAACAGTCTGGTATACTGGTAGGGGCACTGTTATCATTCCTGACACAGGATATGCTCCCGAAACATTCACAGGTACTGGAGGAAGAATAATGACAGACATTAATTATCACATGAATCACATTTTGTGTAAATCAAAAAATCAAGTATTTTAGGTATATTGACATAACTGACAGTACAAACTTACTCTGTGAGCCATCCTCTCCTGTTATTATGATGGTTCCCTCTTGACCTAAGGTGCCCTCCGATACGTGGTTGAGGTCGATGGCCACCGAACCCCCGCTCTCTCCGTCCACCGACTCTCCATTCTGTGTTGTGATCTGTAGGGTCAACAACCTCATCCCTTTTATAGCTGATAGGTTAGTCACCAGCACCCAGGAGGAGCATTCATGCAATCTACATGGGTTAGCATTTCACACTGTAAGACTACAGACAGTAAGCCATCTCTTAATGCTTTCATCATGTTTTTTAGTATTGCACTATCTCAAAAAAAGCAATACACATTAATAATACTGAAGCAAAGCTTGTGATAAATTACACATTTTAATTCATGACCTTAGAAATATACaaacttcttttccttccttctccctataaTGAGAACAAAAGTGAATCTAATAACATTAAGAGAGTACTTACTGttatataaataagcaaatacaagCTCAATTAAACAAGCTGCCACATCACTGATATTGCATgctacacaaatatacaaactgtACAAAAACTCAGCATAGCATACCAGGCACAGAATTCCACAAAAAGTGAAAATGCAAGTGTGCTGCAAGCAAAGATGGGAGAACATGCATCTGGCAGCATAcacttcattttatattttactgAGCACCACTTAACTGCTATACCTCAATCTACACTCAAGGCCACccctaacattatcattattaggaaacATGGCTAAGACACAGATGAGAAAATAATTAAAGGTATAAGTGACATCCATAAAGCATTAAGGCTGGCTGTAGCTATGATAATGCACCTGATCCGTGCAGCTCACTTAACAAGCCTAAGAAAGTTTGGGAAGACAAGGAACCTTAAGAAGCAGGTCAAAAGAAGTTAATCCCAGATTCGGAGAGTGTTCATCCAAGAACAAAGTCTCTATTAGTTGGAGTGTTTCTTCATCCCTCACATGAAAACTGCAACCTCAGAGGAAGTCATTCATAAATCATAGGCATAAGAGAATGCTTTTCTAAAAGTTATACAGACCTGACATTTACTTTGTTAAAAAATTGTGCATTAGGCTTTTTCATGACTCAAATAATTTACCATACATTTATCCCAAAAGAAACTTTAAAATTTCAGCCTAGAATACTCAAAAATTTATGCAACAGACTACCAGACAGTGTAGAAAAAGTACTGAATAGTTGAGGTATTGCAATTAAATATAAACTTAAATGATTCCTTTTGATATACTGAAATAAGATTCACATCACATGGAAGACATAATGGTGGCGAGTGGCTCAGTAACTTTTTGCACAGCCTGTATGGCACATGGGAACACACACACCATGCAGACATTCAAGACATGTTGTATTTGGGATCTAGCTCACTAAAGTTAGCACTTCTCTTAAATGAGAGGATCTGTATATATACTCTGTCCAACgtgatttttgtttatctattttttacacTTGCATAGCTCCATAAGTGCTTAGTCAACCAAGCAGGCAATTATAAGGTCTACCTGATCTCACTTGTTTGCCTTATTAATAGAAAGTTCAGACataaatttttatcttttttgctttcagtattgttaataacattacaatattgtcattaaaaataataatatcaataataatacttgcatcagaatattttttctttttccaaaattCATGAAATGAGGTAAACAAGTGAAATAAGTTAGGCCTTGTAACCACTCTTTAAGAACAATGCAGCGTATCTAAATATTATAAAGCAAGCTACAATAGCTTAGGTTGGACTACAAAAAGTTgtctttttgtgttgtgtttagaCTATATCAGGTAAGATTACATGCAGACTGTAGATAGTTTATACAGTAATTAACaataagcagaaaaaaatcaTGTATAATACTATACATTTGACTATAATTTTCAGCATAAtttatccctttcctttactACAGAActtgtgtagaaaaaaaatataagacacCAAAGGTTAATCCAAAACTCCAACCCTGGGTAAGTAGATCATGCACACAATACCAACCATGCATATTACTTCTCTCTAACATGCACTACAATAGGGGAACCATCACCTGGCCTTCCGATTTCCAACTTCCAATATTTGTTCTGGACATGATCTCTTTCAATTAAAAAATCTAATTAAACATCAAAACATATTCACTTTCTTTCAAAAATACTTATTcagacaataatacaaaataaacttACAGTAGTAAGGCTAAGTGACTGTTAGGCTAAAACAAGTTTGAAAAATAAGTATCTTGGTAGTCCCATCAAATTCCATAACTCTCATGAAGTGTTATTTCAGATGGAGGCAAAATCTACAGGTAATTAATAACCCGAGTGATGAGTCCCTTCATAAGCAACTACAATAGTCTTCTTAAATAAACACTTTTCATTTGTAAATCATAAAATCTGTGCCCTGTTGCTTTTAGGTAATGCACTATAATATTCTTATCCATATAATCATAGAATGAACCATGCTACCATCCTCCAGTCATATGACGGAAAATTCATAGCTTTCTTATCAATAAGTGGACAAATGACACCAGCACTGGACACTATGTGGATAAAAACTAAGATCACAATTTCATTTACAAAGAAGTGTTTACTTTTTGAATACTGATACAGCTTCTCCAAGATTTCAAAAGCATTCATTATGTGCATTTTAaagtttttatgttgttttttttaaattctaaagCTGAATACATTTTTCACATATTTTGGTTAGTCCATACACATTCTTTTTGCAGGATAGGGAATGGTGCTTGTTAGGTGAAGGCAAAAACATAACTGCATAACAACCAATGGAACTGGATAGTGACCACAGTAATATAATTTAGAGAAACACTTGTTcaacaaataatcataaatagTGAGCATAATATTCTACAATTACTTTAAAACATTAATATGATCTTATTATCAGAAGTGAGGCTTCCTGAAGCTAGTAAGAGTCAAAATTCTGGTAACTTTAATCAATACATTACTTCAATAAGTACATCAGACCACAGACTTTCAATGTAAACAtgtttaatgatatataataaataaatattttcagatacatatctgaattatttttgtaattttagaACATATTTTAAAAAGTAGCATAATCATCTAAAATTAATATGAAACTCATTAACCTTAAAAAGAGCAAATATACATGTGCTAATTAGCATTATATTATGGGAGGAAACTTTTTACAAATTTAAGAATAATTTGTAGATAAATACCTCAGTTTTGATAAACTAATATTCTGCAGCACCCCTTAAATACAAAATTAGCAAAGCTGCAACTATCACATTATCTTCAGATATGTAtctaaaataacagaaaatctactaagagacaaagaaaaatacttACATGGGCAACGCCTTGTACGTGCGCGGTGGTTCCATCTGGCAGTTGGATGACAGGGTTACTAGGATCCACCTGGATGATTGAAACTGTGCCATCTGGATTGCTAATGGTCTGTACCACTGGACCTGAATACACTGGGTTCACTTGACCACCAACCTGCACCAAGGCAAACATCAAAACTTTATGAACAAAACACTGCATATTTGAAAAAATAGGCAAGCATCAATTATACTATACAATTAATTGAACCGGCCACTAATCTTTTGTACTGTTATTACAGAAGCCCAACAATTCTCTCTATAAACATCTTGAAAATTGTATGTCTAAATGCACATTCTTCTTAACAAAAAATAGTAAGCAATTACAAGTTAAATTCATGCTGGTAATAAATGCTTagactattttctttcttcactacTTTAACCAGAACAATGAGTTAAATAACTGCaacttctataaaaaaaataccattataATGTAAAAACAGAAAACATTTTGATCCTGGCATGACTACCAACATCAAGGGACATACCTgagtcttttcttcctcttcattaaaTGCCGGCAAGAGATCATCTCGCCCGTGGTATTTATAACAATTGACTACAATCTGACGTAAAGCAGTCGTCCAAGATACCTGGGAAGAGGATCATAAAGACTTAAGCTTCCAGGATCCCCAACTTGTTTCTAATCTTTTCAACATAAATCATTTGCTGATTTATTAACACACTTCACATTCATctcactattaatattacaaaTCCACAGTCATGGATATAGTAATACATGACCTAATATTCCTTCACCTCTCAATAAAGCAACATGAATGCAGATTAGTTGTAAATATATCACTAGtataactgaaaaataaatattaccaAAATAcaacattatgtattatataatacacagaaTAATGATGGCATATATGCTCCAATGAATATTACCAAAGATCATGTATActctaatatatattaattaaactcAGATGATCTAATGACACAGTTCTTACATGTCTTCATTCTTCTTTACATTCCAACTTTTAGAATTATACTACatgaatattataaaattttgGTAGTTAATGTTGTGATGTAATACCTAAAAATAGAtgtgaagaaaaacaaggaaagaaaatgatgCCGTTGTTCTAGTTCTTTTTGAGTATACAGCAATTTAAATACACCAACAAATATATACCTCTAAATTTCTTTGAACGTTTTTCATATAATCccaaaaataaacatcaaataatATTCAATATACAAATAATGCATAATCTTACCTTTTGTTTTTGGTCCTCTGATCGCGCATCCATTCTAACATTCGCCCACGGAACATCTTTCGGCCACCAGGGCGGCCGAGTAGATTCCTTTCCCCAGCCTGGTTTACCTCTCCCTAAGATAAATATTGCAATGTAATGACccttcttgttattgctatttgttaAAAGTATTCAAGTCTCTCTTAAGAACACACCCCACCGAGGCCTAAACacctacaactacaacaatagtATATTTAATCTGGATATATAGAAGGTCTTAACCCCTTCCAGGGGTTGGGCTCCAGGGCTAAATCCCATGGCTAGCAGGGCTGTTTCAGGATTGATAACTGACAATATTTAACATAGTTGAAAaaattaatatttcttcttcttgagCTTACAGTTTTTATTAATTCCTAATCTTTTTCCACATATCAATAATTCCATTAATACTGGCACATGTGATCAGAAAATTTACATTACAATTGGATTTCCCATTTATTTGAAACAAGAATACTGATTTTTTCCCTActtcatttttcatcatttttcatttaCTATTTCTGTGGTCAGGTGATGAGTGATCACGACCAGAGACTGGGGGGGGGGCAAAGCTCTTGGTTTTAAAATTCAATCATTCAGAAAATTACCCTGGCTTTACCATTGTTCTTGCTTTATATCTATAGTGACTAaggtaaatattataatttttcattttagAAGCCCTACTTTTCTCGAAATGATTCCAAAGTTGTAAcaatgacatcattatcattcatccatCCTTCTCATGAAACCAGCTTTggtctctccttatctctcattTTCCACAGGCACATTCAAGATTGCAAAGAGGACAAAAGTTACTGCAGTATTAtaagcattcttttttttttttttttttttattgtgcagTAATAATATCAAGAGATGTTATCAGCTGGTGGGTGAGACATCAAACAACGTACGATACAATAATGTTCTGAACAAACTATACATCTACAGTTATCCCCATAAATGAACCTACACCTCAACCCAAATGCACACTATGATTAGAGATAATTCACAACCACATGATCCTCTATACTTTTTCAATATCACAGATCTACATACAGAAACCTTTGAAAAGAATATGAACTCAGCAGatatcatttatgtatttctgatgacaatataataaaaaacatacaaatacatctcttatactaTGAAAGATacttattctcattcatagcttttgcTATACATAAACAGTTAATTTATTAGCAATTCTATAACCAACTAGAATGAGCTTTATAActtagaaagaaataatgaaacctCTTACCCGTAGAATATTTCAGCATTAAAGGAATAAAAGCTCTGAGTTGTGCTTGCGTCATCTTTTCTACAGGAGTCGGAATGCCATCTATGACAAGGGGAGGTAATTCATGCAACGACGGGTCAtcctgtgggggtgggggtgcttgCTGTGCTAACGCATTTTCCAGTTCAGACATCACCATCTGCCGCAACGTTTTCATCTGTGTGAGATATTGAAACAGCTATAGTGAGTAACAccatcttgttttctttgttactttGAACTACTCTGTTGTATAAAGATACAATTACCATTCCATTACCAGCAAAACTCATTACTACTTCAGAGATTTTAAATATCAGAGTACTGTTCTTTCAAACACAATTTCTTGTTTGTTCatgatatggagagagaaaaaagacattcAACTTGTGTCTAGCCATAAATGCCTACTTCCAATATGGTGAACATCTAAATGCAGGTACATCAAGTGCTATCAGGGAATGATTTTGGGGATGATCACTGAATTTCATAATTTTTTAGTATTCCAATTAATCCATTAATTTATCTTTCAGATATATGTACAGGTAAGTTAGTAAGTACTGTTGCTGACAACATATGAACCCAATGTActgacaaacaaaaatagaaaataaaaatattttagaaaatgcCCTCTATTTCAAATGAATCCACTGACagatatgatcataatcatttccAGCCAGCAAATATAGAAATTATCCTTAACTGCAGATATCTGAATAATGTTTCACAGCATTGAATGCACATTTTATGTCAGCTGATGTCTTAAAAGAAGAAACTTACCACATCCTCCAGAGGTTTCGCTCCAAAACATTTGAAATTATTTCCCGATTTGCTTGGCGTTGCTACAACTACCACCGCTTGCTGTCCAACTCTGGTAGAATATTCATCTATGGTTGCCTGTTGGGTTAAAGGTTCAATGAAAGTAATGTTCTCATAGTCTTTGACAGATATTAGAATGAGACCAGACACCTACATTTCTGAGTGTAATGGTAATATCACTAGAGCAAGCAAGGCAATCCTCTCAGTAGATCATTAACCCATTGacaacgggcatgtcacgtacttccatgtcatgcccactgtgagtttacttgtttaattgtttttacgcattgatggctacacttgtactaaatcaccaatgagccaactacgagtactgcctgtctcacccgtttacccttttctttaatttatgaaaacattttacattatcttattttgctattactaatgtttaaaacattatagtaattataatgtttataataaaaataacaccattaatattcatagcactagtaaaaaatacatttttccgccagttcaaagaaaggtgaaatcaggtaaggataagcactagcagagccatctaggcatagagacatttcacaaaaaatataaaaaattagcacagcattttcctcattttttattaattttccctggcggcaatgggttaaaaggTAAGTTCATCTCTTTCTCGGTGTGAGCTAATGTTTAGTTTCTAATCCTCTGTAGTTATTTCTGAACATCTGCCACAATAAGCTTATGTACTGTGGGCAAAGCCACTTCATTGGTACTATTGTTTAAAGAGATGGGAAAACATCCAAGTTGGGCAATCCTTTCCCATTGTAGTGCAAATGATTCATGTCACTGCAACACGGCTTTACTCCATTCCTGATATACAGGCTATCcttcatatacaaaaaaatacagatataaattaaCACACAACAATAAGATGGCAaaccatacacacatgcactctcacacacacaccaacatacacattcAGGTATGCACATtcccacatatgcacacacattcgcacacacaatgGCAATTAAACCATATGAATTTCCCTAGATTCCATTACAAATTTCCAACAAATAAATATGAGATCTAAAACCATGACTTCCATACTTAATAATTCCTATAAAAAGGAAGTAAATTCAACTGTACAGAAATGTTAAATCGTGTACTGAAGCAGATTATACTGGAATAATTCATCCCTTTGCTAGGATGAAGCCAACATGACAGAGGCTTCTGTATCAgtttcaacataaaaaaaaaaaaaaaaattgttgttgtttgtttctacagtatagataaaacaaataatcatatTGTATTCTGATTTCAAGTGCATCATGCATTAGAACATGTTTACTATAaaacttgtgtgtatgtttagagcCATacttgtatccatatatacatacatacagatattcaaagagacagctagacagacagattgatagagatagatgaacagatagatagaccatACTCCCATTCGCCACATTTCCATCACCTTATTTGTCTCAGCTGATCAACTAAAGCCTTTAGTTTAATCTATATTCAGTGATTAATTTATAATGCTCAAAAAAATAAGCTCAT is part of the Penaeus chinensis breed Huanghai No. 1 chromosome 2, ASM1920278v2, whole genome shotgun sequence genome and harbors:
- the LOC125032647 gene encoding DNA-binding protein Ewg-like isoform X2, which encodes MNSVDASALRGWRVALAGGQQLVMNSVGASGLAALAGGGGAADPLNVDGGGGGGPGDSVTTHLAGTSDDDDDDMASSPGSFDDDEGSLPGVDDVTAQLAAAGPVGVAAAAAIASAKKRKRHHIFEINPSIRKRQQTRLLRKLKATIDEYSTRVGQQAVVVVATPSKSGNNFKCFGAKPLEDVMKTLRQMVMSELENALAQQAPPPPQDDPSLHELPPLVIDGIPTPVEKMTQAQLRAFIPLMLKYSTGRGKPGWGKESTRPPWWPKDVPWANVRMDARSEDQKQKVSWTTALRQIVVNCYKYHGRDDLLPAFNEEEEKTQVGGQVNPVYSGPVVQTISNPDGTVSIIQVDPSNPVIQLPDGTTAHVQGVAHITTQNGESVDGESGGSVAIDLNHVSEGTLGQEGTIIITGEDGSQIPVNVSGAYPVSGMITVPLPVYQTVVANIQGADGQPLQVVTPIVQVPKLEPGLDNNVEVPAALNASLDASTIISSGQGHVQDDDDDGSVDMVETKD
- the LOC125032647 gene encoding DNA-binding protein Ewg-like isoform X1, coding for MNSVDASALRGWRVALAGGQQLVMNSVGASGLAALAGGGGAADPLNVDGGGGGGPGDSVTTHLAGTSDDDDDDMASSPGSFDDDEGSLPGVDDVTAQLAAAGGWSGPVGVAAAAAIASAKKRKRHHIFEINPSIRKRQQTRLLRKLKATIDEYSTRVGQQAVVVVATPSKSGNNFKCFGAKPLEDVMKTLRQMVMSELENALAQQAPPPPQDDPSLHELPPLVIDGIPTPVEKMTQAQLRAFIPLMLKYSTGRGKPGWGKESTRPPWWPKDVPWANVRMDARSEDQKQKVSWTTALRQIVVNCYKYHGRDDLLPAFNEEEEKTQVGGQVNPVYSGPVVQTISNPDGTVSIIQVDPSNPVIQLPDGTTAHVQGVAHITTQNGESVDGESGGSVAIDLNHVSEGTLGQEGTIIITGEDGSQIPVNVSGAYPVSGMITVPLPVYQTVVANIQGADGQPLQVVTPIVQVPKLEPGLDNNVEVPAALNASLDASTIISSGQGHVQDDDDDGSVDMVETKD
- the LOC125032647 gene encoding DNA-binding protein Ewg-like isoform X3; its protein translation is MNSVDASALRGWRVALAGGQQLVMNSVGASGLAALAGGGGAADPLNVDGGGGGGPGDSVTTHLAGTSDDDDDDMASSPGSFDDDEGSLPGVDDVTAQLAAAGGWSGPVGVAAAAAIASAKKRKRHHIFEINPSIRKRQQTRLLRKLKATIDEYSTRVGQQAVVVVATPSKSGNNFKCFGAKPLEDVMKTLRQMVMSELENALAQQAPPPPQDDPSLHELPPLVIDGIPTPVEKMTQAQLRAFIPLMLKYSTGRGKPGWGKESTRPPWWPKDVPWANVRMDARSEDQKQKVSWTTALRQIVVNCYKYHGRDDLLPAFNEEEEKTQVGGQVNPVYSGPVVQTISNPDGTVSIIQVDPSNPVIQLPDGTTAHVQGVAHNGESVDGESGGSVAIDLNHVSEGTLGQEGTIIITGEDGSQIPVNVSGAYPVSGMITVPLPVYQTVVANIQGADGQPLQVVTPIVQVPKLEPGLDNNVEVPAALNASLDASTIISSGQGHVQDDDDDGSVDMVETKD